The following nucleotide sequence is from Betaproteobacteria bacterium.
AATCGGCGGCACCGATGTTGCCTCCGAGAAATCCGCGCTCACGCAATTCGGCGGGCAAGCGCTGACCCCCGATTACGCGAGCCCCGAGCAGGTTCGCGGCGAGGCGATCAGCACCGCAAGTGACGTGTACAGCCTGGGTGTTATCGCCTACGAAATGCTGACGGACACGAAACCTTATCAATTAAAACGCCAGCCTTCGACAACCCTCGGGGAGGCCGTTGCGACGGTCAATATCAAGGCCGCCAGTGCAGCCGTCGCAGACCCGAAGGTGAAAACGCAGCTCAAAGGCGATATTGACGCCATTCTGAACAAGGCATTGAAGAAAGAGGTTGTTGAACGATATCTGACCGTCGACGCCCTTGCCGACGACATCGAGCGACACCTCGCCAATCTGCCCGTCCAGGCGCAGCCGGATGCCGTGGGCTATCGATTGCGTAAATTTGCCAGCCGGAACAAGCTCGCCGTGATCGCCGCGAGCGTCACGAGTTTTTCGCTCGTCGCGGGCCTCTCGGGTGCGATTTGGCAAGCTCGCGTAGCGCGCATTGAAGCCGCGCGTGCCGAACAAGTCAAACAGTTCATCGCCTCGATCTTCACCGAAGCGGTACCGCGTCAGGGCGTGGGCGGCGCAGTGACCGCAACTGATTTACTCTCGGCCGCCGCAGTGCGGATAGAGAAACAACTTGCGGATAGTCCGCGGGTGGCCGCCGAACTGGGTGTGTTGATTGGCGAAAGTTTTTCCGCCCTCGGTGAACCCGCGAAAGGCGAGGCCACGCTAAAAGCTGCCGTCGCGCGCGCCGAACGCGAATACGGGCGACAGCACCGTCTGACGATACATGGAAAGTGGCTGCTTGTGGAAAGCACCAATAACCAGGATCTTGCCGCGTCCGAGCGCTTACTCGCCGAAGTTGTTCCCGATGCCTTGTCCGGCTTGCCTGCAACCGCAAAAGATGCGGTAGAAGCGTTAGCGCAACAATCATTCTTACTCGCCAAGCGCAATA
It contains:
- a CDS encoding protein kinase, whose protein sequence is MERIGHRGRASQTARFRYCELIGGTDVASEKSALTQFGGQALTPDYASPEQVRGEAISTASDVYSLGVIAYEMLTDTKPYQLKRQPSTTLGEAVATVNIKAASAAVADPKVKTQLKGDIDAILNKALKKEVVERYLTVDALADDIERHLANLPVQAQPDAVGYRLRKFASRNKLAVIAASVTSFSLVAGLSGAIWQARVARIEAARAEQVKQFIASIFTEAVPRQGVGGAVTATDLLSAAAVRIEKQLADSPRVAAELGVLIGESFSALGEPAKGEATLKAAVARAEREYGRQHRLTIHGKWLLVESTNNQDLAASERLLAEVVPDALSGLPATAKDAVEALAQQSFLLAKRNKAEESYAALEQSIAVGEKYLGPQHESTLSSLGLLSNTYARFGDVERQWTSASEAMRRATLAFGHSRPHVTLAEVERWYADALTAKGRPGDAVLILKRVLHDQRALDGAETVRVRHAMSRLARALDRVGGVERVGIDAWGLRHGGRAGPDRIRRPGPK